The following is a genomic window from Euzebya rosea.
CTGGTGGGTGCCCTCGGTGAGTGCGTTGGCCTGGTCGTTGGTGACGTTCATCACCGGCTTGTTCTTCCACGCCGTGAGGCACAGGTAGGTGCCGCCGTTGGGGATCCAGTGGCGGACCGAGTTGTCGTCCACGTAGTGGGTGGTGCCGTCGGGTTGGCGGATGACGTGGCCGCGGGCAGCGGTGACCACGCAGGAGGCCGCAGCCCCTTCGGCAAGCTGGTCCGCCTGTGCCGACGTCAGCTGCACGACGTCCTTTCCTTTCCAGGCGGTCAGGCACAGGTAGGTGCCGCCGTCGGGGATGTGATGACGGACGTTGGACTCGTCGACGTACCACGAGCGGCCGTCGGGCACCCGGATGACCCGATCACGCATGTCGGGCATGTCCTGCTCGGCAAGGGCGTGACGGAAGATCTCGTAGGGGCCGAGCAGCGTGCCCGACACCTCGTGGGAAAGCTCGACCCGCCCGACGCGACCCGAAACCGACCCGAACGCCTCCAGCGCCACCGTCGCGACGATGGCCGAGGGCGGGGGACTGTCGTAGCGCAGCGTCCACGGCATGCGGATACCCATGGCGACCTCGCCGCTGAGGATCCGACGGCTGTCGAGCGGGCCGACGCCGATCAACAGCGCACCCTCGAGCTTCGCGAAGGGCCGGAACTGTGCCTGGCCGGACAGGTTGATGCCGTCGTGCACGCGGAAGCCCGAGGTGTCGGACTCGTAGGCGACGCCGGTCAGCCCGATGCCGTCCAACCCTGCTCGGAATCCCACGACCCGCTCTGCCGAGGTGTACGTGATCCGCGCCGAGGCGATCTCGGAGTGGCCCGACACGTCGGCGCCAACCACGATCGTCGGGACGAAGATGACGCCGAGGGCGAACGGTCCGAAGCTGATCGCGGTCCCGACCGGCAGCTTCGGCAGGTCGATCCGGCCGTACTCCTGCTCGTAGCTCTGGCCCGAGCGCCCCGCGAACCGGGCGTCCATGCCGATCGACATCCGAACGCCGGTCTCGATGCTGGACTGGTCGGTGTTGATGTCGAAGAAGGGGTCGAAGGAGACGGCCATCGAGCCGTCGATGCGAATCTGGGCGTCGGTGCAGTTCTCCGGCTTGGCCGTCGAGCAGCCCAGGTCACCGAAGTCCACGACCCGCTCGGAGGCCCGTGCCGACCGCTGTGCCGGCGTGGAGCGGATGACGCCGTCCTCCAGCACATCACCGATCTCGGCCGCCTTGACCCCGAGGACGACCGTGTCCGTATTCGTCGTCACGGCGAGGACCTCGACAACCCAGCCGCCGGGCAGGACATCTGGATCGGGCTCCAGCGCGACGAGGTTGCCGGCAGTGATGCCGGCGCTCCTGGTCGTGCGCTCCAGGACGACGGTGTCGGCCGTGGCCGACATCACGCGCGCCTCGCGTGACTCGAGGGCGACGACGTCACCAGCCACCCGTGGCGGCGGAGGGGTCGCCGCGGCAACGGCGGCCTCCAGGGTTGCGTTGCAGACCGACGGGGCGTCGCCGACGGCGACGATCTCGGCAGGCAGGAGCCGTCCGAGCTCGTGCTGCACGGCTGGGTCCAGGGTCCCGCAGGTATCGACCAGAAGGATTGGACCATCGGTGACGCTTCCGGTTGCGACGGCCGTCGCCAGCTCGTCGTGGCCGACCAGGTAGGCAGCGGTGGTGAAGTCCCCACGGGCCGACAGGCCGAACCCGAACTCGGAGATGGCCGCTGCAGTCGTCAAGCGGGTCGGGCCCCACAGCCGGGTGACGGGCGCCCAGTCGGCCAGATGCCCAACGACGCCGTCGGACACCGCAGCTGAACCACCCAGGACCACGACCCGGCTGGGGGACAGGTCGTCAAGGGCATCGGCCACGACGTCAGGCACCGGGCCGGCCCCCGGGACCAACAGCATCGGTCCACCCGCCATGGTTCCACCGACGACCGCGTCCGGTCGCTGCTCACCTGCAGCGACGTACACGAGGTCCGACCCGTCGGGGTGGGATGTCAGGGCGATGGTGGCTGCGGTGTCGTACCGGGAGGGGCCCCACAGCCGACTGCGGCTGCGGCCGCCGGCCAGGTCGACCAGCAGGGATTCGCAGATCGCGCTCGTGCCGCCGAGCGCCGTGACCTCTCCAGCGCCGAGGTCCTGCACCAGGTCGACCACGACGCGCGGAGGGGTTCCGCATGGCGGGACGAGCACGACGGGTCCGTCGGCGAGCGGAGCCGCGGCCAACGCGTCGGCCACCAGGTCCTCGCGAGCCAGGTACAGCCGGTCAGCCCCGTGGGGAAACGCACGGCGTGCCAGCATCACCGAGGTGGCGACGTCGTCGCCGCCGTCGATTCGCGTGGCGCCAGCCGGGACGTCGACCGTCGGTGCCGGCCCAACGGGCGGCGGTTCCTCCGTGGGAGGCGGGGGTGGGTCCCCCGCGGACGGCGGTGGCGGTCCGGCATCCGCGGCCGGCAGGCTGGCGGGCCCGGCGTGTGCATCCAACCGCACCCGACCGGGTCGGTCCGGATGCTCGTCGTAGTACGCGGCGTCCCCGTCGGCCAGGTAGACGAACGCCGCAACCTCCATCGACGATGGCCCCCCGATGCAGCTCGACGGGATCGTCGTGGTCACTGTCGTCCCGTTGATCGTGGCCGGCACCGTGCACACGAGGCTGTCGTTGCCGATCTCGTACAGCCGGGCGGCCAGTTCGCCGTCGATCCGGTCGACGTTGACGACCCGAGCCATGCTGCTGGTGACCAACTCCCAGGCATGGGTACCCGTGTCGTGCACGAAGCCGGTACCCGACGCGGCGACCGTCGTCAGCGACAGGGCGATGCCGTCCGCCCCGAGGTCAGCACACCACCTCGTGATGTCGACGGTCGACGGTCCACCGGTGGACCCGTCGCCGAGGTCCTCAACGTCCCCCTCCGCGTCGGTCAGGCATCCGCCGGTCTGATCGAAGGTCGTCGGTTCCGGCTCGGTGGCTGCCCCACCCGAGGAGGCTCGCGTCCACGGTCCGGCGTCGGCCAGCACAGCTGGTCCGACCGCCACCACCTGTAGCAGCGCACAGATCAGTACCCCGGCCCACAGCACCCTCGAGCTCATCGACTTCCCGTTCCCGCAGTAGGAAACGAGCACGCTAGCAACTGCGCTGTCGCCCGTCGACGACAACGGCATGGACGTCCCCGAGGACGTCGAGCAAGTGGCGCCCGAGTCACCCTGCGCATCGTGAGGGGTGGGAGAGGACATCGTGCTCGCGTGTCGCTGCTCGGTCGCAGTCGACACGCCTCTGAGGTCGCCGAACCCGGTACCTCGGGGGTAGCCTGCTGCCCCCATGCCCGAGTCCATCCTGCGCAGCGCCCGAGGTCCCGCCGATGCCCGGCATCGCTGACCTGTCCGCGGACGAGGTCCGCGATGCCCTGCGGCTGCTCGGTGCCGAGGACGCCGCCATCGCCAGCGGCAACCGGCGTGCGCTGCGCGACCAGCTGGTCGCCCCGGGCCGCGTGACCGACCTGCTGGACCGTGCCCCCGACGGTGCGGCCGAGGCGTTCCGCCGGATCGCCGTCGACGGTGCCGCTTCGGTCGAGGACCTGCTGTCCCGTGGCTGGGCCGGCGTCGGTCGGCTGCCCGAACCGCTGGACTGGCTGCAGCGTCGCGCCATGATCATCGTCGGCCGCGAGGGGCTGGTGCACGCCACCGACGCCGCCCGCGAGGGGTTCGCCACGATGGTCCTCGACCTGCCCGAGGAACCACCGATCGACGACGCCCCGCTGATGGTCGAGGCCGCCCGGACCGTCGTGATCGCACCCAACGAGGGGGCGCTCGACCGGGCGACCGCCGTGCCCGGCGCCGCCCTCCGCGCCGTCTCGGCCACCGTCGCCGTCAGCGACCGCTCGCCCGCCGCCGTCCACGCGGCGCTGGAGTCCGCCGGCGCCACGGTCTCCGCCGCCACCGCCGACGCCCCGCAGGCCATGACCCTCGGCCTGCCCGGCACCGAGCAGGAAGCCGTCGGCCCTCGCGCCATCCGCCGGCTGCTCGAGCAGTCCCTGGAGGAACAGCGGCAGGTCCGGCTGGAGTACTTCGCGTCCTCACGCGGCGGACAGGCCACCGAACGGGTCGTCGACCCGTGGACCTTCGCCGACGACCTCCTCAAGGGCTACTGCCACCTGCGCGAGGGCGAGCGGACCTTCGCCGTCGACCGGATCGGCCGGGCGAGGCTGCTCAGCACCCACCGCACCCACGAGCCGGCCGAGTAGCGCCACCGCCGCCGTCCACAGGGGAGGGGAATCCATGACCGACCGGGTGATCATCACCAGCGGCCTCACCAAGGACTACGGCGACGGCCACGGCGTCTTCGACCTCGACCTGCACGTCGACGCCGGCGAGGTCTTCGGCTACCTCGGGCCGAACGGCTCGGGCAAGTCCACCACCATCCGCATGCTGCTGGACCTGGTCCGCCCCACCCGGGGCACGGCCACCGTCCTCGGCCACGACCCGCGCCACGGCGATCCAGCCATCCGCCGGCGGATCGCCTACGTGCCGGGCGAGCTGAACCTCTGGTCGGGCTGGACGGCCCGCGAGATCGTTGGCTACCTGGCCGCCATGCGCGGCGGCGTCGACCCCTCCCGCATCGCCGACGTCGCCGACCGGCTGGACCTGGACCTCGACCGTGAGGTCGGCAACCTCTCCAAGGGCAACAAGCAGAAGGTCGGCCTC
Proteins encoded in this region:
- a CDS encoding WYL domain-containing protein, with product MPGIADLSADEVRDALRLLGAEDAAIASGNRRALRDQLVAPGRVTDLLDRAPDGAAEAFRRIAVDGAASVEDLLSRGWAGVGRLPEPLDWLQRRAMIIVGREGLVHATDAAREGFATMVLDLPEEPPIDDAPLMVEAARTVVIAPNEGALDRATAVPGAALRAVSATVAVSDRSPAAVHAALESAGATVSAATADAPQAMTLGLPGTEQEAVGPRAIRRLLEQSLEEQRQVRLEYFASSRGGQATERVVDPWTFADDLLKGYCHLREGERTFAVDRIGRARLLSTHRTHEPAE
- a CDS encoding cell wall-binding repeat-containing protein, which translates into the protein MSSRVLWAGVLICALLQVVAVGPAVLADAGPWTRASSGGAATEPEPTTFDQTGGCLTDAEGDVEDLGDGSTGGPSTVDITRWCADLGADGIALSLTTVAASGTGFVHDTGTHAWELVTSSMARVVNVDRIDGELAARLYEIGNDSLVCTVPATINGTTVTTTIPSSCIGGPSSMEVAAFVYLADGDAAYYDEHPDRPGRVRLDAHAGPASLPAADAGPPPPSAGDPPPPPTEEPPPVGPAPTVDVPAGATRIDGGDDVATSVMLARRAFPHGADRLYLAREDLVADALAAAPLADGPVVLVPPCGTPPRVVVDLVQDLGAGEVTALGGTSAICESLLVDLAGGRSRSRLWGPSRYDTAATIALTSHPDGSDLVYVAAGEQRPDAVVGGTMAGGPMLLVPGAGPVPDVVADALDDLSPSRVVVLGGSAAVSDGVVGHLADWAPVTRLWGPTRLTTAAAISEFGFGLSARGDFTTAAYLVGHDELATAVATGSVTDGPILLVDTCGTLDPAVQHELGRLLPAEIVAVGDAPSVCNATLEAAVAAATPPPPRVAGDVVALESREARVMSATADTVVLERTTRSAGITAGNLVALEPDPDVLPGGWVVEVLAVTTNTDTVVLGVKAAEIGDVLEDGVIRSTPAQRSARASERVVDFGDLGCSTAKPENCTDAQIRIDGSMAVSFDPFFDINTDQSSIETGVRMSIGMDARFAGRSGQSYEQEYGRIDLPKLPVGTAISFGPFALGVIFVPTIVVGADVSGHSEIASARITYTSAERVVGFRAGLDGIGLTGVAYESDTSGFRVHDGINLSGQAQFRPFAKLEGALLIGVGPLDSRRILSGEVAMGIRMPWTLRYDSPPPSAIVATVALEAFGSVSGRVGRVELSHEVSGTLLGPYEIFRHALAEQDMPDMRDRVIRVPDGRSWYVDESNVRHHIPDGGTYLCLTAWKGKDVVQLTSAQADQLAEGAAASCVVTAARGHVIRQPDGTTHYVDDNSVRHWIPNGGTYLCLTAWKNKPVMNVTNDQANALTEGTHQ